In the genome of Quercus robur chromosome 3, dhQueRobu3.1, whole genome shotgun sequence, one region contains:
- the LOC126717166 gene encoding sugar transporter ERD6-like 5 isoform X1 — translation MRRESIEEGELSTPLVAKEEHHQLYGSGTSSGDHACANTTGCDDGGESQSGSSSATGVVVLSTLVAVSGSYVFGTAVGYSSPAQSGIVDDLGLTVAEYSLFGSILTIGAMIGAIVSGQIADYIGRRGTMGFSEIFCLAGWLAIAFSKGAWWLDLGRLLVGCGMGLLSYVVPIYIAEITPKNLRGGFTTVHQLMICCGVSLTYLIGAFVNWRTLALIGTIPCLVQLLGLFFIPESPRWLAKIGRKKESEVALQHLRGQNADITQEATEIREYTETLQQLSEARILDLFQWKYAHSLIVGVGLMVLQQFGGVNGIAFYASAIFITAGFSGSIGTIAMVIVQIPMTALGVILMDKSGRRPLLLVSAAGTCLGCLLVGLSFFLQDLQTWTKTTPILALIGVLVYTGSFSLGMGGIPWVIMSEIFPINMKGSAGSLVTLVSWLGSWIVSYAFNFLMDWSSTGNAKLVLSLNIVVILDANCNMITLAFNLCLPFVRNILHILKHMWLNCFVRSKVGTRDQGANT, via the exons ATGCGCAGAGAAAGCATTGAAGAGGGAGAGCTATCAACTCCTCTAGTTGCCAAAGAAGAACACCATCAACTATATGGCAGTGGTACTAGTAGTGGTGACCACGCTTGTGCCAACACTACTGGTTGTGATGATGGTGGTGAGAGTCAGAGTGGATCTTCCTCAGCCACAGGTGTGGTTGTGCTTAGCACTTTGGTTGCTGTCTCTGGTTCCTATGTTTTTGGCACAGCT GTGGGATATTCATCACCTGCTCAGTCTGGAATCGTGGATGACCTGGGTCTTACTGTGGCAGAG TACTCACTTTTTGGTTCAATATTGACAATTGGAGCAATGATAGGTGCAATAGTGAGTGGCCAAATAGCAGATTACATAGGTAGAAGAGGT ACAATGGGGTTTTCAGAGATATTCTGCCTGGCAGGGTGGCTGGCCATAGCATTCTCAAAG GGTGCTTGGTGGCTTGACCTTGGGAGACTGTTGGTTGGTTGTGGGATGGGACTCCTTTCCTATGTG GTACCTATATATATAGCAGAAATAACACCTAAGAATCTTCGGGGAGGGTTTACAACTGTTCATCAG TTGATGATTTGTTGTGGGGTATCGTTAACATATCTAATTGGAGCTTTTGTGAATTGGCGAACTTTGGCTCTGATTG GAACTATACCATGTCTAGTACAACTTCTTGGTCTATTCTTCATTCCAGAATCTCCAAGATGGCTG gcaaaaattggtcgaaagaaagaaagtgaagtTGCTCTACAGCACCTTAGGGGGCAGAATGCGGATATCACTCAAGAAGCTACTGAGATTAGA GAGTACACAGAAACCCTTCAACAGCTTTCTGAAGCTAGAATTCTTGACTTATTTCAATGGAAATATGCTCATTCACTTATT GTTGGAGTTGGCCTGATGGTACTACAACAATTTGGAGGAGTCAATGGAATTGCATTTTATGCAAGTGCTATATTCATAACAGCTG GGTTTTCGGGTAGTATTGGGACCATAGCAATGGTCATTGTTCAG ATTCCAATGACAGCATTAGGGGTAATTTTGATGGATAAATCTGGAAGGCGGCCACTTCTATTG GTTTCTGCCGCAGGAACATGCTTAGGTTGCTTGCTTGTGGGATTGTCATTCTTCTTGCAG GATCTTCAAACATGGACCAAGACAACGCCAATTTTAGCACTCATTGGTGTACTG GTGTACACAGGATCTTTCTCACTAGGCATGGGAGGAATTCCTTGGGTTATAATGTCAGAG ATATTTCCCATAAACATGAAGGGCTCAGCTGGAAGCCTTGTTACATTGGTTAGCTGGTTAGGTTCTTGGATTGTATCATATGCTTTTAACTTTCTAATGGATTGGAGCTCAACAGGTAATGCCAAGCTAGTCTTATCTCTAAATATTGTTGTTATATTGGATGCAAATTGCAATATGATCACTTTagcttttaatttatgtttac
- the LOC126717175 gene encoding uncharacterized protein LOC126717175, which yields MFTHGEEYDKFSNCDVCGEKCSEYSYCCYCCNFNIHIRCSSLALTIQTEVHDHQLTRTWKLLKFTCDFCGKEGNLPYLCAQCDFGIHSLRAACPRRLKVFRHNHPLHLIPSLQVHQSDSPICLLCVRKVDTLCLYYCSSCDFAAHLYCAMLPRNREYSTKSKPEDLEPHESFDSEICKVIKTTVGEDGTEIATEIKHFSHKHDLKLTDEIPNNTKCNGSFMTVLHLREKEESQEQV from the exons ATGTTTACACATGGTGAAGAATATGACAAATTTAGCAATTGTGACGTCTGCGGAGAAAAGTGTAGTGAATACAGTTATTGTTGTTACTGTTGCAACTTCAACATTCACATCAGATGTTCTTCTTTAGCACTCACCATCCAAACTGAAGTCCATGACCACCAATTGACTCGCACTTGGAAGCTGTTGAAGTTCACTTGTGACTTCTGTGGCAAAGAAGGCAATCTGCCCTACCTTTGTGCCCAATGCGATTTCGGTATACATTCACTCCGTGCTGCTTGTCCTCGCAGACTGAAAGTTTTccgtcacaaccaccctctccACCTCATACCTTCTCTTCAAGTCCATCAATCCGACTCTCCAATTTGTCTACTCTGTGTTCGAAAAGTGGATACACTCTGCCTTTACTATTGCTCAAGTTGTGATTTTGCTGCCCACCTCTATTGTGCCATGCTCCCCAGAAACAGGGAATACAGCACCAAGTCAAAACCTGAAGATCTAGAGCCCCATGAATCCTTTGACTCAGAAATTTGCAAAGTCATAAAAACCACTGTGGGGGAGGACGGAACTGAAATAGCCACAGAAATCAAACACTTTAGTCACAAGCATGATTTGAAGCTTACTGATGAGATTCCGAATAACACAAAATGCAATGG CTCATTCATGACAGTTCTGcatttgagagaaaaagaggaatCACAAGAACAAGTTTAA